One Panicum virgatum strain AP13 chromosome 9K, P.virgatum_v5, whole genome shotgun sequence genomic region harbors:
- the LOC120648376 gene encoding transcription factor bHLH18-like, whose product MEEDSSLFMQWAMDTLRHAAISSNDGSEATTFPSLQALREASHAAEMVQELISAAPASSWSSGDTTDGDPPGAAMDHDAWPPTPNSARRATTPTRSSSGTNNLPVSWNFGAASALPGSDGVLAAEAAPTHRLPDIVSWSSPPTRRAAGAKGAGSMSTTPYAQDHIIAERKRREKINQRFIELSTVIPGLKKMDKATILSDATKYVKELQEKLRDLEAGGSNGRSIVETVVLVKRPCRHDAAAKPEEDGSPLSASSAAPAAAARKQLPEIEARFSDKSVMVRIDCEDGKGVAVKVLAELEELPLSITHANVMPFPAGTLIITITAKVEEGFTLNAEDIVGRLNSALLHQHNSSCNSTDEETGN is encoded by the exons ATGGAGGAGGACTCGAGCCTGTTTATGCAGTGGGCGATGGACACGCTGCGGCACGCCGCCATCAGCAGCAACGACGGCAGCGAGGCGACGACCTTCCCCTCGCTCCAAGCGCTCCGGGAGGCCTCGCACGCCGCCGAAATGGTCCAGGAGCTCATCTCGGCAGCGCCGGCGAGCAGCTGGAGCTCCGGCGACACCACCGACGGCGACCCGCCCGGCGCCGCCATGGATCACGATGCCTGGCCGCCGACGCCCAACTCCGCCAGGCGCGCAACGACACCGACCAGAAGCAGCAGCGGCACCAACAACCTTCCGGTGAGCTGGAACTTCGGCGCCGCCTCGGCGCTGCCAGGAAGCGACGGCGtgctggcggcggaggccgccccCACGCACCGCCTCCCGGACATAGTGTCCTGGTCGTCGCCACCGACGAGGAGAGCCGCAGGTGCAAAGGGCGCGGGATCCATGTCGACGACGCCGTACGCTCAAGACCACATCATCGCGGAGCGGAAGCGGCGGGAGAAGATCAACCAACGCTTCATCGAGCTCTCCACCGTCATCCCCGGCCTCAAGAAG ATGGACAAGGCCACGATCCTTTCTGACGCGACCAAGTACGTCAAGGAGCTCCAAGAAAAGCTGAGGGACCTGGAGGCTGGCGGCAGCAACGGCAGGAGCATCGTCGAGACCGTGGTGCTCGTCAAGAGGCCATGCCGCCATGATGCTGCGGCCAAGCCGGAAGAAGATGGCTCCCCGTTGTCAGCGTCATCAGCCgcgcctgcggctgcggcgaggAAACAGCTGCCGGAGATCGAGGCCCGGTTCTCGGATAAGAGCGTGATGGTGAGGATTGACTGCGAGGACGGCAAGGGGGTGGCCGTGAAGGTGctcgccgagctcgaggagctCCCCCTCAGTATCACCCACGCCAATGTCATGCCGTTCCCGGCGGGCACTCTGATCATAACCATCACAGCAAAG GTGGAGGAGGGGTTCACCCTAAATGCAGAGGACATAGTTGGCAGACTCAATTCTGCATTACTGCACCAGCATAATAGCAGCTGTAACAGCACTGATGAGGAAACAGGAAACTAG